AATCTGAGAGATTCTGTCTGAAAAAAACGACTGCTCCATCAGCAGTGGCATCAAGGTCGACAGCCCAAGTTGTTAGCTTCCCATTTATGTGTATAACCTGGTCATAATAGTAATGACAGcaaggaaaattaaaattatcctTAACGGCCGCTCCCATCAGAAGTATAATTAACACTTTCGGCCAGTAATTGTGGCAATAACAGCCAGCAGTAGTAATCTCCTTAAGAGTGACAGATCTGCATCAACAAGTGCTGCAAAGTCTATAAAGGACTGCACCATCGATAGCCGCAActcacagctataccaaaagatCAATCGGCTGCAGTAGTCAAAACTGCAACCTCACCGGTCTCAGCCATCGAGACGTCACAACGATGACTGCAAAATGCCTGATGTTGTAatggccaaatttcgacaacaacACAAGAAACTTATTTTCAAATTGCGACAACAATCTGAAAAAAGATCTTGGGAATATGCAACAACTAAATTTATAGCAATAGTTGCAGCGTTCTTTCCCATGAGAAACAGCAACAAAAGGCGGCCATAACAACAATTACAGCATGAAAAACTGGACATCTACAATGGTCAAAATCGCAACAGTAACACAAAAACTTCTTTTCAAAATTGCgacaaaaatctgaaaaaaactcAGGGAGAATGCAATAACTAAATTCATAACAATAATTGCAGTCTTCTTTCTTAtgaaaacagcaacaaaaaacgGCGATAACAACAATTACAACAAGAAAAACTGGACATATACAATGTCACAGGACCCCTGTTtaaaaattgcaacaacaatAGTTGCAGTGAATCATAAAGGCAATCGAAATTGCCGCAACATTCTGAAGATTGAAGTTGCTGGTCCACAGCGCGGTTATAACAAAACAGCGACACATACATAACAGCTGCCATGGCAACGGCCATTCGCCCCCGTGCTCAGCACACATGTGCCAGTTGTCATGTCAAGTACCAATTGTCTCTGTGCGCAGCATACAGCCATAACAGCTTGGacaacaaaaaatcgaaatatcaccAATTTCCCAGGGACCTATGTCCAAATCTTCCAAATTAGTCGTCGAGCAAGCCTGCGCAACGCACAGCGGTAGTTATCTTCCTAACCAATAACACACATATAGTGACCGCATCCGCCATATAGTAAAACAATTTCCATAAACTTCGACGGCAGCTAAAAATTTCTCCTTTATTTTCCTCTGTAGGTATTAAATAAAGCCCATTTGGCGAAACAAAAAACGACAGCAGCAAAATCTCTCTTCATTCTCCTCTGTATTTATCAATTAACGCCCAAGAAACGTCCATTCGGCGAAATAACACTCCAATAGTAATCGGCGCCATCGGCCGCCTCAGTCAATGCATCACAGAAACGCGAGTGTGTCTCAAAACTGCCCTGCTTGAACGCCAAAATATTAGTTGCATCAAAAAGGCCATTAGTCACACTGCCAGCCCTCCTCTAATGCCAGTATATCCCCTACACAGGTAGTCCTTCGAGTGTAGGGTGGCCATATCATCCCGTCCTCGACCCTCTCCAACATTCCAGCACCTTGTCACAACACACTGCCACACAGACAGCCGACCGCCAATATCCAGCCACACCAGAAAGCTGAAATTCACAGTCGCAGCAATTCTCCTATCCACCGGGAAAAACACAAAGGTTGGAAAACAGTATTAAGGCTTTCACAGCCCGGGACGGATACCCTTCCTGCAAAGTGTGTGAAATTTGCaggaaattatttataaaagaaaCTCCTGCCCGTTGTGTTGCCGGTTGGCCTGTCCTTATATGACCAGCTGGTCTATCCAAAGGGTAGATAAATCTATCTGTCTTGACATTAATCGATTTCCAATAAGGCATATCGATAACAATTCTGAGTCGTGAAGAAACTCATGGTATGTTAAACAGGGTTATCAAAAAACTATAAGTCCATTAAGGGAAAGTCGTCGAAGTCGTACTATCAATTGCAGATCTCCTCTCAGGAAAAATCATATATAGGATTATAATagtaaaaatcaataaaattataataaaataagaacAATCTGAAATAAGAAAGTGGAGAGAGCAGTGGCGTCATATACTAGAAGATTGGCGCGAAAAATCGTTCTTCGGGGAGCCCCAGCGGAAGCTACCTATGTGCAAAACCGATGAACTATCAGGATCAATAGAAATCAGTATTCCTTCCTAAATGCAGAATCTGTTACGCACAGAAATTCCCTGTTGGAAGTCGTCATTAGTTGGCAGGAAATCGTTTTGTAtaacagaaaaataaaagaagaaaatattctCCCTTCGATCTCGTGTGAAGGTCCCTTTTTTCCTCATCCCATGTCCAATCACCCTGGACAATGACTGCCGATGCCCCGACTAATGAATTATCGATGACTTTCCTTTTTCGGCGGGAAGGCCTCCTCTGGATTTCTCGTCCACAAACCTTAGACATTTTCATCCTGTACTTAACTACCTTGGTCGATGGCCGGCTCCTTTGCCGTTGTTGCACTTCAATCGGAATTCGATAATCGAAATTTGAATTAAACCGAAATACATGAAGAAAAAGTCAGTCGGCGTCTAACATTCAGAGAGAAAATACATAAAACCTGTAAGGGAATTCAAACTCTGGTCCTGTACCTCCTGAATTCCTCATCACGTATTATTCTAGTCAATATTCATAAAGACTATCGTAAATTGCCCATACATACAAGCGTGAGGGTTTATGAAAAAAGCCCGTCAGATCGTGTCTGAGTTCCGTGTGTCGGAGCCAGTCATTCAAGTAAACTGCACAAGGGCGTATAGACCCTTaacctgtgtgtgtgtgaaaattAATTATCCGTGTGATTAGTGCAAACCAGTCGTGTTCGAAAATCAGATCTAAAAGATCTATTGTGTTCATTGCGAAAGACAGGTGTGTCAGAGCGTTATTCCTTGCATCAAAGGAATCACTGTGTCCTGTCTATGACCACCTCATAAGTGTCTCTGTTCTCTCTTACCTCCATCCGCAGTATGTCCGGCATAGTCCTGTCTCAACAGGTGTTTCCCACCACCCGTGAAGCCTTTCGTGAATTTATTCTGTCTGTCAGGGGTGCTACTGCATCACCTGTCACTATCTGCATCAcctgtcaaaaaaataaaactagaaATCGATAATGAAGAAACCGAATGCGGCGCCGGAAAAGAAGGCGAAGCGAGAACCCGTGCGGTCCGTAATGGAAAAGGGTCCAATAATGGTCCTAGGTAAGTCATGTGTTACAATAGTTTTCCGTCTGTGTCTTATTTCCGACCTCCAGTAGTCCAAATGTCCGGTCGGACACACCCGCTTCGGATGTATCTGTGAGCAATCTGACAAAAAAGTTTGGATCTCGTACGGTTACTCCGTCCACTAGTCTATGTGTTCCCTTTCCAACACCCAGGTATGACAGTGATAGTCAGCCCATTTTTCTAAGTCAGGAATCTCAACTTATCTCCCTCACTTCTTTCCTTAGTCCATCGATTAGTCTACATGCAAGTGACTTTTCCGACTCAGAGTCCACCATCTCTACGTCCGTAACTGAAAATGACTTCCCCGATTCAGTGTCTACCATTTCCACACTCGTAACCGCAAGAGAGGCTCCGCCTGTCCTCCAGCAACCGCAACCGAATATGCACAGCGATGAGGACCTCTGGTGTAACTGGGATTCCTGGCAGCCCGTCTCTCAATATCATCGTCACAACTGGCTGCCTTATAGTGTCACCTATTCCCGGGGTTTGCCCACCAGTATTACCTATCGTCGTCAAAAT
This Stomoxys calcitrans chromosome 2, idStoCalc2.1, whole genome shotgun sequence DNA region includes the following protein-coding sequences:
- the LOC131994858 gene encoding uncharacterized protein LOC131994858, giving the protein MSQDPCLKIATTIVAVNHKGNRNCRNILKIEVAGPQRETSIRRNNTPIVIGAIGRLSQCITETRVCLKTALLERQNISCIKKAISHTASPPLMPSCLNRCFPPPVKPFVNLFCLSGVLLHHLSLSASPVKKIKLEIDNEETECGAGKEGEARTRAVRNGKGSNNGPSSPNVRSDTPASDVSVSNLTKKFGSRTVTPSTSLCVPFPTPSPSISLHASDFSDSESTISTSVTENDFPDSVSTISTLVTAREAPPVLQQPQPNMHSDEDLWCNWDSWQPVSQYHRHNWLPYSVTYSRGLPTSITYRRQNINYQWCRPGCTPRTPSYIRHNSSLRFRLTPPRY